CGTGCGGGTCCTTGATCTTTCCGTGGGAGAGGTGACGTTGCACGTTCTCGATCACGACGATGGCATCGTCCACCACAAGGCCGGTGGCGAGGGTAATGCCGAACATCGTGAGCGAGTTGATGGAGAAGTTGAAGATCTTGATGAAGGCGAAGGTGCCGATCAGCGAGACGGGGATGGTGACTGCCGGGATAATGGTTGCGCGCCAATCCAGCAGGAACAGGAAGATGACGATCACGACGATGATGATGGCTTCAATGAGGGTCTGAACGACCTCATCGATCGACTCGCCGATGACGGTAGTCGTGTCGAACGCAATCACGTACTTCAGTCCCGGAGGGAAGTTCTTCGACAGGCGGGCAAGTTCGGCTTTTGCCGCTTTATCGACAGCAAGAGCGTTGGCGTTCGAAAGCTGTTGAACACCCACACCCACACCGGGAATGCCACTGTATTTCAGGGTGCTGCCGTAGGTCTCGGCGCCGATCTCGGCGCGGCCCACATCCTTCAAGCGCACGATGCCCGCAGAAGTGTTCTTGAGGATAATGTCCTCGAACTCCGAGGGCTGCGTCAGACGGCCTACAGCCCGGACTGCGATCTGGTAGCTCTGGTTTGGATCGGCGGTCGGCGGTGCGCCTACGGCGCCGGCGGCTACTTCGACGTTCTGCTCCTGCAGGGCGCTGACGACGTCCGTAGCAGTCAGGTTACGGGCGGCAAGCTTGGTCGGGTCGATCCAGAGGCGCATGGCATACTTACGCGCGCCAAAGATGACAACGTCGCCCACACCGGCAATACGCTTCAGAGGATCTTTGACGTAGAGGTCGACGTAGTTGGAGATGAACTCCTGCGAGTAGCGGTTATTCTCCGCGTAGAAACCGCTCGCAAAGACGAAGTTCGGGTTTGCCTTGGTGATGGTGACGCCGGTGTTTTTGACTGCCTGAGGCAGAACACCCTGTGCCGACTGCACCCTGTTCTGCACGTCGACGGCAGCGATGTTGAGGTCGTAGCCCGTCTGGAAGGTAATGGTGATGCTGCTGGTGCCATCGTTACCGGAAGATGAGGTCATATACCGCATGCCCTCGACGCCGTTGATGGCGGTCTCCAACTGGGTGGTAACGTCGTGTTCTACCGTCTGCGCGTTGGCGCCGATGTAGACGCTGGTTACAGTCACCTGAGGAGGTGCGAGCTGCGGATAGAGCGAGATGGGCAATTGCGGAATGCAGACTGCGCCCGCAAGGATGATCAGCAGGGCGCAGACGCTCGCAAAAATAGGGCGCCGAATAAAAAATTCAACCACAGAAGTAGTCCTCGATAGGGGAGAGGCTGTTAGCTAAGCGGTTTAACCGGCATGCCTTCGGCCAGGAACTGCAGGCCGGAGGTGATGACCTTGTCACCCGGTTTAAGTCCTTCGAGCACGGGATAGGTGTTGCCAATGGCGTCGCCCACTTTGACCGCGACCTGATGTGCGATATACCCGTTGCCCTGGGGCGCGGCGATCGTTACAAATGGCTGACCGTTGATGCGGGTGATTGCGAGCACGGGAACGGTAGGCTTGGGGGTGACATCCCAGGTCACACGAGCCTTGACGATCTGCAGATTGCGTACCGGAGCCGAGCTGGGAACCGGCGCCTTGGCCAGAACGCTCTGCATCCCGTTCTCCACCTGGGGAGAGAGGAAGTAGATGTTCGACTTTACGAGCGGCTTGCCTGTGTCATCCAGAATCTCAACCGGCAGGCCATTCCGCACTTGTGCGCCGCGTTCCGTCGGGATATAGATGTAGGCCTCAAGCTGCGAGTTCTCATCGATTGTGGTGAGGAGTGTCGTTGCCGAGACGTAGTCGCCCTGGTGAACAGGGATATCACCCACGATGCCGTCGAACGGAGCCCGGATCTGGTAGTACGCCAACTGCTGGCGCTGGGCCGAAGTGCTCTCCTGAGAGGCCTTGTAGTCACCTTCGGAGTTCTGGAAGTTCTGCAGGGCGATCTCGTAGGCCTGCTTGGAGACGACGCCGGCCTCGAAGAGACCCTTCTGCCGGTCCAGCTCCGCCTTGTTGTATTGCAGGACTGCCTTCTTCTGGTTCTCTGTTCCCGCGGTGGAGGCGACCGTGGCCTGCTGCTTCAGCGGATCGATGGTCATCAGCAACTGGCCGGCACGCACG
This genomic window from Terriglobus albidus contains:
- a CDS encoding efflux RND transporter periplasmic adaptor subunit — its product is MRIPLAVAATLVSIATIATTGCRQSAPAQQQAQQMQVMPVQVAAVSLDPVPNGDTYVSTIKSRRSATLQPQVDGNLTRILVKSGDHVRAGQLLMTIDPLKQQATVASTAGTENQKKAVLQYNKAELDRQKGLFEAGVVSKQAYEIALQNFQNSEGDYKASQESTSAQRQQLAYYQIRAPFDGIVGDIPVHQGDYVSATTLLTTIDENSQLEAYIYIPTERGAQVRNGLPVEILDDTGKPLVKSNIYFLSPQVENGMQSVLAKAPVPSSAPVRNLQIVKARVTWDVTPKPTVPVLAITRINGQPFVTIAAPQGNGYIAHQVAVKVGDAIGNTYPVLEGLKPGDKVITSGLQFLAEGMPVKPLS